The Candidatus Korarchaeota archaeon NZ13-K genome segment AAGGAGGGAGGCAAGCTTTTAAGCTGACTCATCCTGAGCCCCCGGTGGTCTCATGGGCATAGTGGTGATCAAGAGGGATGGGAGCAGGGAGGAGTTCTCGCCTGAGAAGGTAGTTGTCAGCTGCATGAAGGCCGGAGCCCCGCTTGAGGTGGCGAGGAAGATAGCCAGGATCTTGGAGTGCGATCTCCTGAGCAGGGGGATCACTGAGGTGACGACGAAGGAGCTTATGAAGAGCGCGCTCTCTCTCCTCAGGAGGGAGAACGAGGAGTGGTACCAGAACTGGATAATCTTCGATAGAGCGGTCAAGAGGAGGAAGACTGAGGACTGAGCGGGCAACATCTTCACTCTTTCACCGAGCTACCGAGACCATCGATCTCTTACTTTGAGGACCCCGCGCTCCCAAATCCCGCTTAGGCTATCTCATCCAGCCTCACCAGTATTCCCCCTTCCCTGAGCATCTCATACTTAGCCCTCTCCTCCCCATCCTTGGAGATCCCCCTCACCGCCTCCTCGACCACTAGGACCTCGTAGTTGAGCCTGAGCG includes the following:
- a CDS encoding ATPase, whose protein sequence is MGIVVIKRDGSREEFSPEKVVVSCMKAGAPLEVARKIARILECDLLSRGITEVTTKELMKSALSLLRRENEEWYQNWIIFDRAVKRRKTED
- a CDS encoding nicotinamidase, whose amino-acid sequence is LRLNYEVLVVEEAVRGISKDGEERAKYEMLREGGILVRLDEIA